Proteins from a genomic interval of Lycium ferocissimum isolate CSIRO_LF1 chromosome 2, AGI_CSIRO_Lferr_CH_V1, whole genome shotgun sequence:
- the LOC132044238 gene encoding SCAR-like protein 2 isoform X1, producing the protein MPLVRTTVRNVYGLGTPELHRDTDKEDPKAVLDGVAVAGLVGILRQLGDLAEFAAEVFHGLQEQVMVTSSRSNKLVARLQKIEAALPPLEKSVLAQQSHLHFAYTAGSNWHARIRSEQNHFIYNDLPRFIMDSYEECHGPPRLHLLDKFDPGGPGSCLKRYSDPTFFKRASVGSDEEYIDKVLKEKKGRKIKKKRSSRRNGEVSRSASMPNYGSRMPLSSRNLDRRPSLVHSFSMYDNTLKSDGDSRHGSGLMERVSQPSFATQPEDGKSETVSSPVKMQHNQSFDYSFLEEKSDHAYNDIGNDLSQELTDFVSTSVAWNLKMQPDTLESKGSFDSISQLHHNNMSQESKGSFGSISQLHDNNMLDHAFPDERGDVVYDDICNSVAEEQAGHCTSFVTWNDKTEREKQESREFSSQFQIHHHALPDCASPDRRGDDEYSDRGNSFTEDQIDHNLLSVALSGKMRSAEAESKEIFYSPLQMNPSTSREDASPDEKLWVISDEESNNFPPEQVVPSSPFLTSSVKNERLDLIIQKYDVDESLETRQENLLLDTQVLDLATSENIEQSSEPKAEIIPRSISYESQVDDIESETDNFMDALNTYESESETDLDCQRKREMVLESSLKTESSLNGNLGNRADLSDRNLSIPTPEAAGIKSPENSGFGGNTNLASADSDPGAFSSSEKVKYEEIPENISSEFGEFLLPPQIARITLKPDSSIGVPSSKRSNILETSQEEPLVSNHITSSPRNPVSALPVVNKIQCGPSDSEKPPPLLLGTPSVKFWTNGGLLGLEPSKPPDGVINSVGQVYEANQNEVVVTSRQDPVPSSERHAGKQDNVQNTSREKADYQNSGQAVAFSINNISSRFSAKDLDVKLDKLSNLYQQNCTDKPLHSPLNGSGMASRTTGPVSPESLTIGAGQENGKNSSRILELGNRLLTNGFHGKLSLGWNDNTDSVSSLNTGSNEPINDYQHFMGRTIKDFPGRGSPFTSPSSSPPLGHMKISFQPIDSIETSKLKLRFPDRSSIHESNSDMFPSFQLVPEPSIPLQEVGSDSDDDTFSRSSPDLSEDYLSHQSESNSEQWEFGNSPNLKDHEVYNALHRISLTESTSTSFENDRTAHQDLHACSGRHIPFAEYSLEDSQSDNLFDLPVLDTQHSSFKHGVGNASSARDFLEQLSGKESTPPPPPLPPMQWQSMQSHSDDEQDDLHLFSENRDVFDHKKPGSTISHQPKPPPFKQNQVIEAALKSKQPHSIDTTGQQFADHAENGRGVNEKDDFLHQIRAKSFNLRRTVPAKPTGTTGPPANVKVTAILEKANAIRQAVGSDDGEDNWSDT; encoded by the exons ATGCCGTTAGTGAGAACTACGGTGAGGAATGTGTACGGATTGGGAACGCCGGAATTACACCGTGACACAGATAAAGAGGATCCTAAGGCGGTGCTTGATGGCGTTGCTGTCGCTGGACTCGTCGGGATCTTACGTCAGCTCGGCGATCTCGCTGA ATTTGCAGCGGAAGTGTTTCATGGCTTACAAGAGCAAGTGATGGTTACATCCTCGAGAAGCAATAAGTTGGTTGCTCGTCTACAAAAAATTGAAGCTGCACTTCCTCCACTTGAGAAATCAGTATTGGCACAACAGAGTCATTTACACTTTGCTTATACAGCTG GATCAAATTGGCATGCCCGTATCCGTAGTGAACAAAATCATTTTATATACAATGACTTGCCAAGATTTATCATGGATTCATACGAAGAATGTCATGGTCCGCCACGCTTGCATTTGCTTGACAA ATTTGACCCTGGTGGACCTGGATCTTGCTTGAAAAGGTATTCAGATCCGACTTTCTTTAAGAGAGCATCAGTTGGGTCTGATGAAGAATATATTGACAAAGtcctaaaagaaaagaagggtcgAAAGATTAAG AAGAAACGGTCATCGAGGAGGAATGGAGAAGTCTCTCGTAGTGCGTCTATGCCCAATTATGGTAGTAG AATGCCATTGTCTTCTAGAAATCTGGATAGGCGTCCTTCCTTGGTTCATAGTTTCTCCATGTATGATAACACCCTCAAATCTGACGGAGATTCGAGACATGGGTCGGGCCTGATGGAACGTGTTTCACAGCCAAGTTTCGCAACTCAACCTGAAGATGGCAAATCTGAGACTGTCTCATCTCCAGTAAAAATGCAGCATAATCAGtcctttgattattcttttcttGAAGAGAAGAGTGATCATGCTTACAATGATATTGGCAATGATTTGTCACAAGAGCTAACTGACTTTGTTTCGACTTCTGTTGCTTGGAACTTGAAGATGCAACCTGACACGCTAGAGTCTAAAGGATCCTTTGATTCGATTTCACAGCTACATCATAACAATATGTCGCAAGAGTCTAAAGGATCCTTTGGTTCGATTTCACAGCTACATGATAACAATATGCTTGATCATGCTTTTCCTGACGAAAGAGGTGATGTTGTTTATGATGACATTTGTAATAGTGTAGCAGAAGAGCAAGCTGGTCATTGCACATCTTTTGTTACTTGGAATGATAAAACAGAACGTGAGAAACAAGAGTCTAGAGAATTCTCTTCTCAATTCCAGATTCATCATCATGCTTTGCCTGATTGTGCTTCCCCTGATCGAAGAGGCGATGATGAGTACAGTGATAGGGGAAATAGCTTTACAGAGGACCAAATTGACCACAACTTATTGTCTGTTGCTTTGAGTGGTAAGATGAGATCTGCAGAAGCAGAGTCTAAAGAAATCTTCTACTCTCCGTTGCAGATGAATCCAAGTACTTCCAGAGAAGATGCTTCACCTGATGAAAAGCTTTGGGTCATATCTGATGAAGAGAGTAACAATTTTCCGCCAGAGCAAGTTGTTCCTAGTTCACCTTTCTTAACTAGCAGTGTTAAGAATGAACGATTGGACCTTATTATTCAGAAGTATGATGTTGATGAGAGTTTGGAGACACGTCAAGAAAATCTACTCCTAGATACACAGGTATTGGATTTAGCAACTTCTGAAAATATTGAACAAAGTTCTGAACCTAAGGCTGAAATTATACCAAGGTCAATTTCTTATGAAAGCCAGGTTGATGACATTGAAAGTGAAACTGACAATtttatggatgcacttaacacCTATGAGTCAGAGTCTGAAACTGATTTGGATTGTCAAAGAAAACGAGAGATGGTGCTGGAGTCTAGTTTGAAGACTGAATCATCCTTGAATGGAAACCTTGGAAATAGAGCAGATCTTTCTGATCGGAATTTGTCTATTCCTACACCTGAAGCCGCAGGTATAAAATCCCCTGAGAACAGTGGTTTTGGTGGTAATACCAACTTGGCATCTGCTGACTCTGATCCTGGAGCTTTCTCTTCCTCTGAGAAAGTAAAATATGAGGAAATTCCTGAGAATATCTCTTCAGAGTTTGGTGAGTTTTTATTGCCTCCTCAGATAGCTAGAATTACTTTAAAACCAGACAGTTCTATAGGTGTCCCTTCAAGTAAAAGATCCAATATTCTGGAAACATCACAAGAGGAACCACTTGTTAGCAATCATATCACCTCTAGCCCTAGGAATCCTGTTTCAGCATTGCCAGTGGTCAACAAGATCCAGTGTGGTCCTTCTGACTCTGAAAAACCTCCACCCCTACTTCTGGGCACTCCTTCAGTCAAATTCTGGACAAATGGTGGCTTGCTCGGGCTTGAGCCTTCAAAGCCGCCAGATGGTGTAATAAATAGTGTTGGTCAAGTATATGAAGCTAATCAAAATGAGGTAGTTGTTACTTCAAGGCAAGATCCTGTTCCCAGCAGTGAAAGACATGCAGGAAAACAAGATAATGTACAGAATACGTCAAGAGAGAAAGCTGATTACCAAAATTCTGGTCAAGCAGTTGCCTTTTCTATTAATAACATATCTTCAAGATTTTCAGCCAAAGATTTGGATGTCAAACTTGACAAGTTGAGTAATTTATACCAGCAAAATTGCACCGATAAGCCCCTGCACAGTCCTTTAAATGGATCTGGTATGGCATCTAGGACAACGGGACCAGTGAGTCCAGAATCCCTAACTATTGGAGCTGGTCAAGAGAATGGGAAGAATTCATCACGTATTCTTGAACTAGGTAATAGATTGCTAACAAATGGGTTCCACGGGAAACTCTCACTTGGTTGGAATGATAACACTGATTCAGTCAGTTCCTTGAACACTGGAAGCAATGAGCCGATAAACGATTATCAACATTTTATGGGTAGAACAATTAAAGACTTCCCAGGAAGAGGATCCCCATTTACGTCACCTTCTTCGTCACCCCCACTTGGACATATGAAAATCTCATTCCAGCCAATAGACAGCATTGAGACTTCCAAACTGAAACTCAGATTTCCTGATAGGAGTAGTATCCATGAAAGCAATAGCGATATGTTTCCTTCATTTCAGCTGGTACCAGAGCCTTCTATTCCTCTGCAAGAAGTTGGTTCAGATTCGGATGATGACACATTTTCCAGATCATCTCCCGATCTGTCAGAGGACTATCTTAGCCATCAGTCTGAGTCAAACTCTGAACAGTGGGAGTTCGGTAACTCTCCTAATTTAAAGGACCATGAAGTATACAATGCTTTGCATAGAATATCGTTAACTGAATCAACTTCAACATCTTTCGAGAATGACCGAACAGCTCATCAGGATTTGCACGCCTGCAGTGGACGTCACATTCCTTTTGCAGAGTACTCTCTGGAGGATTCTCAGTCTGATAATTTATTTGATCTTCCAGTTCTGGATACCCAGCATTCCTCATTCAAGCATGGAGTAGGTAATGCTTCGTCTGCAAGAGATTTTCTAGAGCAATTGTCTGGTAAGGAGTCTACACCACCTCCTCCACCTCTCCCTCCAATGCAGTGGCAGAGTATGCAATCACATTCAGATGACGAACAAGATGATCTACATCTTTTCTCTGAAAACCGTGATGTCTTTGATCACAAGAAGCCTGGATCTACCATTTCACATCAACCTAAGCCTCCTCCATTTAAGCAAAACCAAGTTATTGAAGCCGCACTGAAAAGCAAG CAGCCACACTCGATAGACACAACTGGGCAGCAATTTGCTGATCATGCTGAAAATGGCAGAGGAGTCAATGAAAAGGATGACTTCCTGCACCAGATTAGAGCAAAA TCCTTCAATCTGAGACGAACTGTTCCAGCAAAACCAACTGGAACTACAGGACCTCCAGCAAACGTCAAGGTCACTGCAATTTTGGAGAAAGCCAATGCAATCCGTCAG GCAGTTGGAAGTGATGATGGAGAAGATAATTGGAGTGACACTTGA
- the LOC132044238 gene encoding SCAR-like protein 2 isoform X2 has product MPLVRTTVRNVYGLGTPELHRDTDKEDPKAVLDGVAVAGLVGILRQLGDLAEFAAEVFHGLQEQVMVTSSRSNKLVARLQKIEAALPPLEKSVLAQQSHLHFAYTAGSNWHARIRSEQNHFIYNDLPRFIMDSYEECHGPPRLHLLDKFDPGGPGSCLKRYSDPTFFKRASVGSDEEYIDKVLKEKKGRKIKKKRSSRRNGEVSRSASMPNYGSRMPLSSRNLDRRPSLVHSFSMYDNTLKSDGDSRHGSGLMERVSQPSFATQPEDGKSETVSSPVKMQHNQSFDYSFLEEKSDHAYNDIGNDLSQELTDFVSTSVAWNLKMQPDTLESKGSFDSISQLHHNNMSQESKGSFGSISQLHDNNMLDHAFPDERGDVVYDDICNSVAEEQAGHCTSFVTWNDKTEREKQESREFSSQFQIHHHALPDCASPDRRGDDEYSDRGNSFTEDQIDHNLLSVALSGKMRSAEAESKEIFYSPLQMNPSTSREDASPDEKLWVISDEESNNFPPEQVVPSSPFLTSSVKNERLDLIIQKYDVDESLETRQENLLLDTQVLDLATSENIEQSSEPKAEIIPRSISYESQVDDIESETDNFMDALNTYESESETDLDCQRKREMVLESSLKTESSLNGNLGNRADLSDRNLSIPTPEAAGIKSPENSGFGGNTNLASADSDPGAFSSSEKVKYEEIPENISSEFGEFLLPPQIARITLKPDSSIGVPSSKRSNILETSQEEPLVSNHITSSPRNPVSALPVVNKIQCGPSDSEKPPPLLLGTPSVKFWTNGGLLGLEPSKPPDGVINSVGQVYEANQNEVVVTSRQDPVPSSERHAGKQDNVQNTSREKADYQNSGQAVAFSINNISSRFSAKDLDVKLDKLSNLYQQNCTDKPLHSPLNGSGMASRTTGPVSPESLTIGAGQENGKNSSRILELGNRLLTNGFHGKLSLGWNDNTDSVSSLNTGSNEPINDYQHFMGRTIKDFPGRGSPFTSPSSSPPLGHMKISFQPIDSIETSKLKLRFPDRSSIHESNSDMFPSFQLVPEPSIPLQEVGSDSDDDTFSRSSPDLSEDYLSHQSESNSEQWEFGNSPNLKDHEVYNALHRISLTESTSTSFENDRTAHQDLHACSGRHIPFAEYSLEDSQSDNLFDLPVLDTQHSSFKHGVGNASSARDFLEQLSGKESTPPPPPLPPMQWQSMQSHSDDEQDDLHLFSENRDVFDHKKPGSTISHQPKPPPFKQNQVIEAALKSKPHSIDTTGQQFADHAENGRGVNEKDDFLHQIRAKSFNLRRTVPAKPTGTTGPPANVKVTAILEKANAIRQAVGSDDGEDNWSDT; this is encoded by the exons ATGCCGTTAGTGAGAACTACGGTGAGGAATGTGTACGGATTGGGAACGCCGGAATTACACCGTGACACAGATAAAGAGGATCCTAAGGCGGTGCTTGATGGCGTTGCTGTCGCTGGACTCGTCGGGATCTTACGTCAGCTCGGCGATCTCGCTGA ATTTGCAGCGGAAGTGTTTCATGGCTTACAAGAGCAAGTGATGGTTACATCCTCGAGAAGCAATAAGTTGGTTGCTCGTCTACAAAAAATTGAAGCTGCACTTCCTCCACTTGAGAAATCAGTATTGGCACAACAGAGTCATTTACACTTTGCTTATACAGCTG GATCAAATTGGCATGCCCGTATCCGTAGTGAACAAAATCATTTTATATACAATGACTTGCCAAGATTTATCATGGATTCATACGAAGAATGTCATGGTCCGCCACGCTTGCATTTGCTTGACAA ATTTGACCCTGGTGGACCTGGATCTTGCTTGAAAAGGTATTCAGATCCGACTTTCTTTAAGAGAGCATCAGTTGGGTCTGATGAAGAATATATTGACAAAGtcctaaaagaaaagaagggtcgAAAGATTAAG AAGAAACGGTCATCGAGGAGGAATGGAGAAGTCTCTCGTAGTGCGTCTATGCCCAATTATGGTAGTAG AATGCCATTGTCTTCTAGAAATCTGGATAGGCGTCCTTCCTTGGTTCATAGTTTCTCCATGTATGATAACACCCTCAAATCTGACGGAGATTCGAGACATGGGTCGGGCCTGATGGAACGTGTTTCACAGCCAAGTTTCGCAACTCAACCTGAAGATGGCAAATCTGAGACTGTCTCATCTCCAGTAAAAATGCAGCATAATCAGtcctttgattattcttttcttGAAGAGAAGAGTGATCATGCTTACAATGATATTGGCAATGATTTGTCACAAGAGCTAACTGACTTTGTTTCGACTTCTGTTGCTTGGAACTTGAAGATGCAACCTGACACGCTAGAGTCTAAAGGATCCTTTGATTCGATTTCACAGCTACATCATAACAATATGTCGCAAGAGTCTAAAGGATCCTTTGGTTCGATTTCACAGCTACATGATAACAATATGCTTGATCATGCTTTTCCTGACGAAAGAGGTGATGTTGTTTATGATGACATTTGTAATAGTGTAGCAGAAGAGCAAGCTGGTCATTGCACATCTTTTGTTACTTGGAATGATAAAACAGAACGTGAGAAACAAGAGTCTAGAGAATTCTCTTCTCAATTCCAGATTCATCATCATGCTTTGCCTGATTGTGCTTCCCCTGATCGAAGAGGCGATGATGAGTACAGTGATAGGGGAAATAGCTTTACAGAGGACCAAATTGACCACAACTTATTGTCTGTTGCTTTGAGTGGTAAGATGAGATCTGCAGAAGCAGAGTCTAAAGAAATCTTCTACTCTCCGTTGCAGATGAATCCAAGTACTTCCAGAGAAGATGCTTCACCTGATGAAAAGCTTTGGGTCATATCTGATGAAGAGAGTAACAATTTTCCGCCAGAGCAAGTTGTTCCTAGTTCACCTTTCTTAACTAGCAGTGTTAAGAATGAACGATTGGACCTTATTATTCAGAAGTATGATGTTGATGAGAGTTTGGAGACACGTCAAGAAAATCTACTCCTAGATACACAGGTATTGGATTTAGCAACTTCTGAAAATATTGAACAAAGTTCTGAACCTAAGGCTGAAATTATACCAAGGTCAATTTCTTATGAAAGCCAGGTTGATGACATTGAAAGTGAAACTGACAATtttatggatgcacttaacacCTATGAGTCAGAGTCTGAAACTGATTTGGATTGTCAAAGAAAACGAGAGATGGTGCTGGAGTCTAGTTTGAAGACTGAATCATCCTTGAATGGAAACCTTGGAAATAGAGCAGATCTTTCTGATCGGAATTTGTCTATTCCTACACCTGAAGCCGCAGGTATAAAATCCCCTGAGAACAGTGGTTTTGGTGGTAATACCAACTTGGCATCTGCTGACTCTGATCCTGGAGCTTTCTCTTCCTCTGAGAAAGTAAAATATGAGGAAATTCCTGAGAATATCTCTTCAGAGTTTGGTGAGTTTTTATTGCCTCCTCAGATAGCTAGAATTACTTTAAAACCAGACAGTTCTATAGGTGTCCCTTCAAGTAAAAGATCCAATATTCTGGAAACATCACAAGAGGAACCACTTGTTAGCAATCATATCACCTCTAGCCCTAGGAATCCTGTTTCAGCATTGCCAGTGGTCAACAAGATCCAGTGTGGTCCTTCTGACTCTGAAAAACCTCCACCCCTACTTCTGGGCACTCCTTCAGTCAAATTCTGGACAAATGGTGGCTTGCTCGGGCTTGAGCCTTCAAAGCCGCCAGATGGTGTAATAAATAGTGTTGGTCAAGTATATGAAGCTAATCAAAATGAGGTAGTTGTTACTTCAAGGCAAGATCCTGTTCCCAGCAGTGAAAGACATGCAGGAAAACAAGATAATGTACAGAATACGTCAAGAGAGAAAGCTGATTACCAAAATTCTGGTCAAGCAGTTGCCTTTTCTATTAATAACATATCTTCAAGATTTTCAGCCAAAGATTTGGATGTCAAACTTGACAAGTTGAGTAATTTATACCAGCAAAATTGCACCGATAAGCCCCTGCACAGTCCTTTAAATGGATCTGGTATGGCATCTAGGACAACGGGACCAGTGAGTCCAGAATCCCTAACTATTGGAGCTGGTCAAGAGAATGGGAAGAATTCATCACGTATTCTTGAACTAGGTAATAGATTGCTAACAAATGGGTTCCACGGGAAACTCTCACTTGGTTGGAATGATAACACTGATTCAGTCAGTTCCTTGAACACTGGAAGCAATGAGCCGATAAACGATTATCAACATTTTATGGGTAGAACAATTAAAGACTTCCCAGGAAGAGGATCCCCATTTACGTCACCTTCTTCGTCACCCCCACTTGGACATATGAAAATCTCATTCCAGCCAATAGACAGCATTGAGACTTCCAAACTGAAACTCAGATTTCCTGATAGGAGTAGTATCCATGAAAGCAATAGCGATATGTTTCCTTCATTTCAGCTGGTACCAGAGCCTTCTATTCCTCTGCAAGAAGTTGGTTCAGATTCGGATGATGACACATTTTCCAGATCATCTCCCGATCTGTCAGAGGACTATCTTAGCCATCAGTCTGAGTCAAACTCTGAACAGTGGGAGTTCGGTAACTCTCCTAATTTAAAGGACCATGAAGTATACAATGCTTTGCATAGAATATCGTTAACTGAATCAACTTCAACATCTTTCGAGAATGACCGAACAGCTCATCAGGATTTGCACGCCTGCAGTGGACGTCACATTCCTTTTGCAGAGTACTCTCTGGAGGATTCTCAGTCTGATAATTTATTTGATCTTCCAGTTCTGGATACCCAGCATTCCTCATTCAAGCATGGAGTAGGTAATGCTTCGTCTGCAAGAGATTTTCTAGAGCAATTGTCTGGTAAGGAGTCTACACCACCTCCTCCACCTCTCCCTCCAATGCAGTGGCAGAGTATGCAATCACATTCAGATGACGAACAAGATGATCTACATCTTTTCTCTGAAAACCGTGATGTCTTTGATCACAAGAAGCCTGGATCTACCATTTCACATCAACCTAAGCCTCCTCCATTTAAGCAAAACCAAGTTATTGAAGCCGCACTGAAAAGCAAG CCACACTCGATAGACACAACTGGGCAGCAATTTGCTGATCATGCTGAAAATGGCAGAGGAGTCAATGAAAAGGATGACTTCCTGCACCAGATTAGAGCAAAA TCCTTCAATCTGAGACGAACTGTTCCAGCAAAACCAACTGGAACTACAGGACCTCCAGCAAACGTCAAGGTCACTGCAATTTTGGAGAAAGCCAATGCAATCCGTCAG GCAGTTGGAAGTGATGATGGAGAAGATAATTGGAGTGACACTTGA